The following coding sequences lie in one Sulfurimonas hongkongensis genomic window:
- a CDS encoding response regulator — translation MKILFVDDNELNRVVLNDMIEMLFEDVSIETYESANDILELDISSYDLILSDIDMPEINGCELHDILREKHNFTKPIIAITALAISGDKEKMLMHGFDDYISKPIDMNELERTLQKYI, via the coding sequence GTGAAGATACTTTTTGTAGATGACAATGAGCTAAATAGAGTGGTTTTAAATGATATGATAGAGATGCTCTTTGAAGATGTAAGCATAGAGACCTATGAGAGCGCAAATGATATTTTGGAGCTTGACATCTCTAGTTATGACTTGATTTTAAGTGATATTGATATGCCAGAGATAAATGGTTGTGAGCTTCACGATATCTTAAGAGAAAAGCACAACTTCACAAAACCCATCATTGCTATAACCGCGCTTGCAATCTCTGGAGATAAAGAGAAGATGCTAATGCACGGCTTTGATGACTATATATCTAAGCCTATAGATATGAATGAACTTGAGAGAACTTTGCAAAAATATATTTAA
- a CDS encoding ATP-binding protein, which translates to MTQTQIDELLANFLISKEDLESRVVFSEFAHSISTIVVDDFVKNYLLNNSKLSIYLAHADTNRLVKNIKEFVAFVLTAPIDEAYIDRIHFIGSIHFSIKLDPPKVTHGFLAINEVLKKLAKVNEFVDQHKCLIKKILRLVEHVMNDGYYIQKTKLYTDSIQNLKGFNAQNELYVGFEYHKQNMKKIDDAQDAISAIKNTNNIQEDPNKCAFGKILNVLKSDEKYEYILGDELQSVASLHDKWHQEFVAFKRVAKEENREMMQSYKKNISNITKELKTVLNRSLHESIEDGHVALNAGIKSMKNITELFHKKEYFDDFDEMFKSILKKTFNEFQWAIDDIYVDHHTQADDSYNIQKMLRHSAKNIYLGIRLKLDFTNDYVYEMLSILIEVLDLNILAKERESSLITFADKAENANKSKDIFLANMSHELRTPLNAITGFSQIIMMKKDTPETIRNYVGKINIAGKNLLDLVNTILDFAKLEAGKMQFNPKLSNIPNIISEVSILVQPLAQEKNITLKMPSIVSLNLYIDAKLFKQVLINLLTNAIKFTNNNGNVSLNITYDATKQMYEFEVKDNGIGLSKESISKLFQAFSQIDNDYQKLQQGTGLGLMISKKIIEELHKGTLRVQSKLGEGSSFFINMPTSMVESHTFSINEAPKDARNVLIVENSASYQKILAEHLRKNVNLTFTDSINKAKNLLLKNKYDYLILDFFLTDGISAEILEFMEEESIKIPTIVISAEEEIAISSSLTGSTNLEGIVNKHNIDHICASIKGEVFSE; encoded by the coding sequence ATGACACAGACACAAATAGATGAGCTGTTGGCTAATTTTCTAATCTCTAAAGAAGATCTTGAATCAAGAGTTGTTTTTTCTGAGTTTGCTCACTCCATCTCTACTATAGTTGTTGATGATTTTGTTAAAAACTATCTACTAAACAACTCTAAACTCTCCATCTACTTAGCTCATGCGGATACAAATAGACTTGTAAAAAACATAAAAGAGTTTGTTGCTTTTGTGCTAACTGCTCCTATCGATGAGGCTTACATAGATAGAATCCACTTTATAGGCTCCATCCATTTTTCTATAAAACTTGACCCTCCAAAAGTTACTCATGGATTTTTAGCCATAAATGAGGTTTTAAAAAAACTAGCCAAGGTAAACGAGTTCGTAGATCAGCATAAATGTCTCATCAAAAAAATACTTAGACTCGTAGAGCATGTAATGAATGATGGATACTATATACAAAAAACCAAACTCTACACCGACTCCATCCAAAACCTAAAGGGTTTTAATGCGCAAAATGAACTCTATGTAGGCTTTGAGTATCACAAACAAAACATGAAAAAAATAGATGATGCACAAGATGCCATAAGTGCCATAAAAAACACAAACAATATCCAAGAAGACCCAAATAAATGCGCCTTTGGAAAGATTTTAAATGTTCTAAAGAGTGATGAAAAATATGAATATATCTTAGGTGATGAACTACAAAGTGTTGCATCTTTGCATGACAAATGGCATCAAGAATTTGTAGCTTTTAAGCGAGTGGCAAAAGAGGAAAATAGAGAGATGATGCAAAGCTACAAAAAAAATATCTCTAACATCACAAAAGAGTTAAAAACAGTGCTAAACAGATCACTGCATGAGTCCATAGAGGATGGTCATGTGGCTTTAAATGCTGGTATAAAATCTATGAAAAATATTACTGAGCTTTTTCATAAAAAAGAGTATTTTGATGATTTTGATGAGATGTTTAAAAGTATTTTAAAAAAGACTTTCAATGAGTTTCAATGGGCCATAGATGATATCTACGTAGACCATCACACACAAGCGGATGATAGTTACAATATACAAAAGATGCTAAGACACTCTGCTAAAAACATCTACTTGGGGATAAGACTAAAGCTTGACTTCACAAATGACTATGTTTATGAGATGCTAAGCATCCTTATAGAGGTTTTAGACCTTAATATCTTAGCAAAGGAGAGGGAATCTTCACTTATAACTTTTGCCGATAAAGCTGAAAATGCCAACAAATCAAAAGATATATTTTTAGCAAATATGTCGCACGAGCTTAGGACTCCGCTAAATGCCATAACAGGTTTTTCTCAAATCATTATGATGAAAAAAGATACGCCTGAGACCATCAGGAACTATGTAGGCAAGATAAATATAGCTGGTAAAAATTTGCTAGACCTTGTAAACACTATCTTAGACTTTGCAAAACTAGAAGCTGGAAAAATGCAGTTTAATCCTAAACTTAGCAATATCCCAAACATCATAAGCGAAGTATCGATTCTTGTACAGCCCCTAGCACAAGAGAAAAATATCACTCTTAAGATGCCAAGCATCGTTTCGCTAAACCTATATATAGATGCAAAGCTTTTCAAGCAAGTCCTTATAAACTTACTAACAAATGCTATAAAATTTACTAACAATAACGGAAATGTTAGTCTTAATATTACCTACGATGCAACTAAACAGATGTATGAGTTTGAAGTAAAAGACAACGGTATTGGCTTATCTAAAGAGTCCATATCTAAACTTTTTCAAGCTTTTTCTCAGATAGATAACGACTACCAAAAGCTCCAGCAAGGAACAGGACTTGGGCTTATGATAAGTAAAAAAATAATTGAAGAGTTACACAAGGGCACTCTAAGAGTCCAAAGCAAGCTAGGAGAGGGAAGCAGTTTCTTTATAAATATGCCAACATCGATGGTAGAGTCACACACATTTAGTATAAATGAAGCTCCAAAAGATGCAAGAAATGTACTTATAGTGGAGAACTCAGCAAGTTACCAAAAGATACTAGCAGAGCATCTTAGAAAAAATGTAAATCTCACCTTTACAGATAGCATAAACAAAGCAAAAAACCTCCTTTTAAAGAACAAATATGACTATTTGATTTTAGACTTTTTTCTTACAGATGGCATTAGTGCAGAGATCTTAGAGTTTATGGAAGAAGAGAGCATCAAGATACCAACCATAGTTATCTCAGCCGAAGAGGAGATAGCTATCTCATCATCTCTAACAGGCTCTACAAACCTAGAGGGCATCGTAAACAAACACAATATAGATCATATCTGTGCATCTATAAAAGGCGAGGTCTTTAGTGAATAG
- a CDS encoding PAS domain-containing sensor histidine kinase: MNSFLKKIFKNIIIIPISIITIVMILELLYLASDISKEQSSPDISTLNIILFILLNFILLTIYYFLVSFFKNKKLQNTHTSLQEKYTYKNKLLSEYKRAVDLGAIVSKADKKGMITYVNDAFIKISGYSEGELLGKSHSIVKHEDTPKETFKDLWKTILSKKVWQGDIKNRAKDGSVYYVFATIVPILNDKEEIEEFLSIRYDTTNLHKALDEANKAERSKSRFLANMSHELRTPLNAIIGFSQILLRRDKLDAKDKEYIKKINLSGDNLLRLVNSILDFSKMDENEMLAHPNDIAIKELFDEAIVMCEAQMLEKSITLNMFEIDEDITIYADKQLLKQALINIISNAVKFSKESSAIDISHKRQGTKHIFGICDYGDGMDTEDVDALFTPFKQGKNAHTNVIKGTGLGLAITHKIITELHRGEIWVESELGVGTCFYISL; the protein is encoded by the coding sequence GTGAATAGTTTTTTAAAAAAAATATTTAAAAATATCATAATAATTCCCATAAGTATTATAACTATCGTAATGATTTTAGAGCTTTTATATCTAGCTTCAGATATATCAAAAGAACAAAGCAGTCCAGATATTTCTACTTTAAATATCATCTTATTTATCTTGCTAAACTTTATACTCTTAACCATCTACTACTTTTTAGTTAGCTTCTTTAAAAACAAAAAACTCCAAAACACACACACAAGCTTACAAGAGAAGTACACCTACAAAAACAAGCTACTCTCAGAGTATAAAAGAGCTGTTGATTTGGGTGCTATTGTTAGCAAGGCAGATAAAAAAGGAATGATTACTTATGTTAATGATGCCTTTATCAAGATATCTGGCTATAGTGAGGGTGAGTTGCTTGGAAAGTCACACTCTATTGTAAAACATGAAGATACTCCAAAAGAGACTTTTAAAGACTTGTGGAAAACTATCCTTAGCAAAAAAGTTTGGCAAGGAGATATAAAAAATAGAGCAAAGGATGGAAGTGTTTACTATGTTTTTGCGACTATTGTACCTATACTAAATGACAAAGAAGAGATAGAGGAGTTTTTGTCTATACGCTATGACACTACAAACCTACACAAAGCACTAGATGAAGCCAACAAAGCAGAAAGATCAAAGAGTCGCTTTTTAGCAAACATGTCGCATGAACTTAGAACCCCACTAAATGCCATCATAGGTTTTTCTCAAATACTTCTAAGACGAGATAAGTTAGATGCCAAAGATAAAGAGTATATAAAAAAGATAAATCTATCTGGAGATAACCTTTTACGCCTTGTAAATTCCATACTAGATTTTTCAAAGATGGATGAGAATGAGATGCTAGCTCATCCTAATGATATAGCGATAAAAGAGCTCTTTGATGAAGCTATTGTGATGTGTGAAGCGCAGATGCTAGAGAAGTCTATAACTCTAAATATGTTTGAAATAGATGAAGATATAACTATCTATGCAGACAAACAACTACTAAAACAGGCACTCATAAATATCATCTCAAACGCTGTAAAGTTTTCTAAAGAGAGTAGTGCTATAGATATATCTCACAAGAGGCAAGGGACTAAACATATTTTTGGTATTTGCGATTATGGAGATGGCATGGACACAGAAGATGTAGATGCACTATTTACACCCTTTAAACAGGGCAAAAATGCTCATACAAATGTTATAAAAGGAACAGGATTAGGACTTGCCATCACGCACAAAATCATAACAGAACTGCACAGAGGTGAGATTTGGGTTGAGAGCGAACTTGGAGTTGGAACCTGCTTTTATATTTCACTTTAA
- a CDS encoding YajQ family cyclic di-GMP-binding protein, which yields MAKEHSFDISAKIDMQNFKNAINMAEKEVANRYDFKGTAYEVNYKEGDKLLVLIASSDNKLDALKDIVIAKLLRQDLSSKVLEELRVEDSSGGNKKVTFKVVDYIESKEAKKITAEIKKLKLKVNAQIEGDAIRVKGKSLDDLQKVISEIRSQEWEAPLVFENMR from the coding sequence ATGGCAAAAGAACACTCATTTGATATTAGTGCAAAGATAGATATGCAAAACTTTAAAAATGCTATAAATATGGCAGAAAAAGAGGTCGCTAACCGTTATGACTTCAAAGGTACAGCTTACGAAGTTAACTACAAAGAGGGAGATAAACTACTTGTTTTAATAGCATCTAGTGATAACAAACTCGACGCTCTAAAAGACATAGTTATAGCTAAACTTTTAAGACAAGATCTCTCTTCTAAGGTTTTAGAAGAGTTAAGGGTCGAAGACTCTTCAGGTGGGAACAAGAAAGTAACCTTTAAAGTAGTTGACTATATAGAGTCTAAAGAAGCAAAAAAAATAACTGCTGAGATAAAAAAATTAAAACTCAAAGTAAATGCTCAGATAGAGGGCGATGCCATCAGGGTTAAAGGTAAAAGTCTTGATGATTTGCAAAAGGTTATAAGCGAGATTCGATCACAGGAGTGGGAAGCTCCGCTAGTGTTTGAAAATATGAGATAA
- a CDS encoding diguanylate cyclase yields MYLNYSNKLKNRYLLVVGFIFFLALIFRGYYDVKHQRSMIELQMQELHKNAVLQYRNLISNLEEKYTSIGFVFTNMQDIYEPIKHRYRELIYYKLEKNYLRLQEFNPDLYVMHLHDTSNTTILRMHKPTSYDDDLTDIRPIIKQTNIDKKVHFGFETGKNGINYRISIPFITRDDEHLGVLEFGIKPQYFASHMSSLLGAQSQVLVKTSSLKHLQKQIDSEDLGEFSILFKNYFFNKIKEKVDFDKKTQIVEIGERTYLLFNDLSLDDYEGNMVAKILIAKDITKKVLENKNSIILTNFLNFLILLVCFILIYIIFTKYSNSLENAYKNIGKLEVEVETDTLTGINNRASLNNFLQKKVKVPNEYAIIFFDIDHFKEINDTHGHDAGDVILKELTSIVKQSIRVDDFFARWGGEEFAIVLRANSLEDVVSLTQKIKENTCSHLFYNDIVLTCSFGVTMIDRPHRMDEVFKRADELLYEAKNAGRNCIKYR; encoded by the coding sequence ATGTATTTAAACTACTCAAACAAGCTAAAAAATAGATATCTGTTAGTTGTTGGGTTTATCTTTTTTTTAGCACTCATCTTTAGAGGTTATTATGATGTGAAGCATCAACGTTCAATGATTGAGCTGCAGATGCAAGAACTTCACAAAAATGCTGTCTTACAATACCGCAATCTTATTTCAAACCTAGAAGAAAAGTATACCTCTATAGGCTTTGTATTTACAAATATGCAAGATATTTATGAACCTATAAAGCATAGATATAGAGAACTCATCTATTACAAACTTGAAAAAAACTACTTAAGATTACAAGAGTTCAATCCTGATCTTTATGTCATGCATCTACATGACACTTCAAACACTACCATACTTAGAATGCACAAACCTACAAGTTATGATGATGACTTAACAGATATTCGCCCCATAATTAAACAAACAAATATAGACAAAAAAGTTCATTTTGGATTTGAGACTGGTAAAAATGGTATAAACTATCGCATCTCTATCCCTTTTATAACTAGAGATGATGAGCATTTAGGAGTTTTAGAGTTTGGTATAAAACCTCAGTATTTTGCATCTCATATGAGCTCTTTACTTGGTGCCCAGTCGCAAGTTTTAGTAAAAACCTCTAGCCTAAAGCATCTTCAAAAACAGATAGATTCTGAGGACTTGGGAGAATTCTCCATACTCTTTAAAAACTACTTTTTTAACAAGATAAAAGAAAAGGTTGATTTTGATAAAAAAACACAAATAGTGGAGATAGGAGAGAGAACTTATCTCCTCTTTAATGACCTGTCACTTGATGATTATGAAGGCAATATGGTAGCCAAAATCTTAATTGCAAAAGACATTACAAAAAAAGTACTGGAAAATAAAAACTCCATCATTCTAACAAATTTTTTAAACTTTCTTATACTTTTAGTCTGTTTTATTTTAATATATATCATCTTTACAAAATACTCAAACAGTCTCGAAAATGCCTACAAAAACATTGGTAAACTAGAAGTAGAAGTAGAGACAGATACACTAACAGGCATAAACAACAGAGCCTCACTAAATAATTTCTTGCAAAAAAAAGTCAAAGTTCCAAATGAATATGCCATCATCTTTTTTGATATAGATCACTTCAAAGAGATAAATGACACTCACGGTCACGACGCTGGAGATGTTATACTAAAAGAGTTAACAAGTATTGTAAAGCAAAGCATAAGAGTTGATGACTTTTTTGCAAGATGGGGAGGAGAAGAGTTTGCTATAGTCTTAAGAGCAAACTCCCTTGAAGATGTAGTCTCACTAACACAAAAGATAAAAGAGAACACTTGTTCACATCTCTTTTATAACGACATTGTGCTAACATGTAGTTTTGGTGTAACTATGATAGATAGGCCTCACAGAATGGACGAAGTCTTTAAACGAGCAGATGAGCTTCTTTATGAGGCTAAAAATGCAGGAAGAAACTGCATAAAGTACCGCTAA
- a CDS encoding succinate dehydrogenase/fumarate reductase iron-sulfur subunit encodes MKIKIARYMSKTKETALEYEVDLSDVTLLEVLNEIKTKQDATLSYSSGCRSSICGSCSMRVNDREVLACAYKVQDGDFIEPMKNSAVIRDLVVDMDRAYEFNAKAKAWQNSIKKGLNLSEENQTINELQSDCILCGSCYSVCPVYAVNDEFLGPFALTRVWRYVSDKRENEPQSKIDTIQTNGVWDCTLCNECTLVCPQGISSKADIEKLRMRSMASGHSDPSFATSFQGASFDGSPSF; translated from the coding sequence ATGAAGATTAAAATAGCAAGATATATGAGCAAAACAAAAGAAACTGCCTTGGAGTATGAAGTGGATTTGAGTGATGTTACGCTCTTAGAGGTTTTAAATGAGATAAAAACAAAGCAAGATGCAACGCTTTCATACTCAAGTGGCTGTAGAAGTAGCATCTGCGGGAGTTGCTCTATGAGAGTAAATGATAGAGAAGTTTTGGCTTGTGCGTACAAAGTACAAGATGGCGACTTCATTGAGCCTATGAAAAATTCTGCTGTTATTCGTGACTTAGTTGTAGATATGGACAGAGCTTATGAGTTTAACGCAAAAGCAAAAGCGTGGCAAAATTCTATAAAAAAAGGACTAAATTTAAGCGAAGAAAACCAGACAATAAACGAGCTTCAAAGTGACTGCATCCTATGTGGTTCCTGCTATAGTGTTTGTCCAGTTTATGCTGTAAATGATGAGTTTTTAGGACCTTTTGCACTAACTCGTGTTTGGAGATATGTTAGTGATAAAAGAGAGAATGAGCCACAAAGTAAGATTGATACTATTCAAACTAACGGTGTTTGGGACTGTACACTTTGTAATGAGTGTACGCTTGTTTGTCCACAAGGGATATCAAGTAAAGCAGATATAGAAAAACTCCGCATGAGAAGTATGGCATCAGGACATAGCGATCCTAGTTTTGCAACATCTTTTCAAGGAGCTTCGTTTGATGGAAGCCCTAGTTTTTAG
- a CDS encoding FAD-binding protein: MRSDVLIIGAGGAGLVAAINAHSQGAKVRVITKEYPTRSQTCMAQGGINAALGNASEDSVEAHIQNTLKSAHGIANEEAVRLLCQRAPEAVEWLDSIGVCFSRTKDAKIAQRTLGGASAPRACYAKDYTGLKILHTLYDRCNALGIEILSERYLLNLVTQKSISSDVYIGGATFLNIRSGEVETYEAASVIVATGGYSRVYDSHSTNSTSSTGDGLATAIRAGARLSDMEFIQFHPTALKNSSILISESARGAGGYLLNSKGERFTNELAPRDEVARAINEEIQKGEDVFLDIRHLGEEFIDRELPQERKLAKLYENVDPVYELVPIKPVAHYTMGGIEVDENSSTKIKGLFAVGECANHKIHGANRLGGNSLLELVVFGGQVGINAAKYAKTFDKVIDASEQTQRDKNFVAEVKESTNQIDFYEKRTLIGNIFYNNVGISRDEMGLKEALDAIYKIQKELPFMGVKDRSKTYNTNLVEFIEFVNMLELCENVLVCAISRCESRGAHYRSDIPKQNDIAYKAHTITYREDGVLCVNFVE, translated from the coding sequence ATGCGAAGTGATGTGTTGATAATAGGAGCAGGTGGAGCAGGTTTAGTAGCTGCTATAAATGCCCACAGTCAGGGTGCTAAAGTAAGAGTTATAACAAAAGAGTATCCAACAAGGAGTCAAACTTGTATGGCTCAAGGCGGCATAAATGCGGCTCTGGGCAATGCAAGCGAAGATAGCGTGGAGGCACATATTCAAAATACTTTAAAGTCAGCTCACGGCATTGCAAATGAAGAAGCAGTTAGGCTTTTGTGCCAGAGAGCACCCGAGGCAGTTGAGTGGCTAGATAGCATAGGAGTCTGTTTTTCAAGAACTAAAGATGCGAAGATAGCTCAAAGAACTCTAGGCGGTGCATCAGCACCAAGAGCTTGTTATGCCAAAGACTATACAGGCTTAAAGATTTTGCATACTCTTTATGATAGATGTAACGCCCTTGGCATCGAGATACTAAGCGAGAGATATCTTCTAAATCTTGTGACTCAAAAATCGATAAGCTCAGATGTATATATCGGAGGTGCTACTTTTTTAAACATAAGAAGTGGGGAAGTGGAGACTTACGAAGCCGCATCTGTGATAGTCGCAACAGGTGGATATTCTCGTGTCTATGATAGCCACTCTACAAACTCTACAAGTTCAACAGGAGATGGTTTAGCCACAGCCATAAGAGCTGGAGCGAGACTAAGTGATATGGAGTTTATCCAGTTTCATCCAACTGCACTAAAAAACTCATCTATCCTTATCTCAGAGAGTGCAAGGGGAGCTGGAGGCTATCTTTTAAACTCTAAGGGCGAGAGATTTACTAACGAGCTAGCACCTCGTGATGAAGTGGCTCGTGCGATAAATGAAGAGATTCAAAAGGGTGAGGACGTTTTTTTAGATATTCGCCACCTAGGCGAGGAGTTTATAGATAGAGAGCTCCCACAAGAGAGAAAACTAGCAAAACTTTATGAAAATGTAGACCCAGTTTATGAACTTGTTCCTATAAAACCAGTGGCACACTACACTATGGGCGGTATAGAGGTAGATGAAAACTCAAGTACTAAGATAAAAGGACTATTTGCCGTTGGAGAGTGTGCAAATCACAAAATACACGGTGCAAACAGACTAGGCGGAAACTCTCTTTTAGAGCTTGTTGTCTTTGGAGGGCAGGTTGGTATAAATGCTGCAAAGTACGCAAAAACATTTGACAAAGTCATAGATGCAAGTGAGCAAACACAAAGAGATAAAAACTTTGTAGCGGAAGTAAAAGAGTCTACAAACCAGATAGACTTTTACGAAAAACGGACATTAATTGGAAATATTTTTTATAATAATGTTGGGATTTCAAGAGATGAGATGGGTTTAAAAGAGGCTCTTGATGCAATTTACAAAATCCAAAAAGAGCTACCATTTATGGGAGTAAAAGACAGGTCTAAAACATATAACACTAACTTAGTGGAGTTTATAGAGTTTGTAAATATGCTTGAACTTTGCGAAAATGTTTTAGTCTGTGCCATCAGTAGATGTGAAAGTAGGGGTGCACACTACAGAAGTGATATACCAAAACAAAATGACATTGCCTACAAGGCTCACACCATCACATATAGAGAAGATGGTGTGCTTTGTGTAAACTTTGTGGAGTAA